In the Campylobacter showae genome, one interval contains:
- a CDS encoding TonB-dependent receptor: MIARSSKGAIALSLIASINLYAAEGGSTRLDATVITTTGFESALKDEVRNVTVITAKEIEDRGYRDIKEALEKAPGVSLNGNNVDMRGQGSRRSSSARSTTTVKVMVDGVALNMIDTTPTRIPVDMIPIEDVDRIEIVPGGGTVLYGSGTMGGVINIITKKSKKKFYASVSSKLASYSYKDVALNVGGGVTDALSLKLNAKKSDSNGYRRGDKTKEDYVSGGLTYQITDDQALSINSSYFKDKSRTTGALSKAQLEQDRRQAGSSKTDYLNKRVSVNADYSINLNDALTFSLSPYYQKLTMDSYSAYKDGGSGSLGLTDKQAGAKFKGKYGYGSGDFIFGYDFLRQEAKRSIHSKSTSRRGPITVSADVTTKFDVEKKTHSFYVLEKHDFTDQFSLSAGYRLELARNDMDRRSNSVVIMTPGRTITSASSFKGKKNSDNHAFEITPSFKYSDTGNVYFKFERGFVSPSPVQFVDKPNRTDYVVNNLKSETYQTYELGVRDIIYDNFISATVFLTDTKNEIYTRTLTNNITDGWFFINLDDVRRYGAELYAEQQILDNLKTSQTFSYVKAEFKKGNNKGMEVPTVQKSKFVASIDYEPIKDLNLLLDVKYLSKLKRAIYSGVTDISGYETQTVSRTLVDLGAKYKFKGGFSVSAGVKNLFNKKYNAYQSELEDIYEPADERNYYVEFKYAY, translated from the coding sequence ATGATTGCCAGATCAAGCAAAGGAGCTATCGCGCTTTCGCTGATAGCGAGCATAAATTTATACGCCGCAGAGGGCGGCTCTACGAGACTAGACGCCACCGTTATAACTACGACGGGCTTTGAGAGCGCGCTAAAAGACGAGGTTAGAAACGTAACCGTTATAACCGCAAAAGAGATAGAGGATAGGGGATACCGCGATATCAAAGAAGCTCTAGAAAAAGCTCCCGGCGTCAGCCTAAACGGCAACAACGTAGATATGCGCGGACAAGGCTCCAGAAGGAGCTCGTCGGCTAGATCTACTACGACCGTAAAGGTGATGGTGGACGGCGTCGCGCTAAACATGATAGACACTACTCCAACTAGAATCCCCGTAGATATGATACCTATCGAGGACGTAGATAGGATAGAGATAGTCCCTGGGGGCGGCACCGTGTTATACGGCAGCGGCACGATGGGAGGCGTGATAAATATCATCACCAAAAAGAGCAAAAAGAAATTTTACGCCAGCGTATCTAGCAAGCTAGCCTCCTACTCCTATAAAGACGTAGCCCTAAACGTCGGCGGCGGAGTAACCGACGCGCTATCTTTAAAACTAAACGCGAAAAAATCGGACTCAAACGGCTATAGACGCGGGGATAAAACCAAAGAAGACTACGTCTCGGGCGGCCTAACCTATCAGATAACGGACGATCAGGCGCTATCTATAAACTCAAGCTATTTTAAAGACAAAAGCCGCACCACTGGTGCTCTAAGCAAAGCTCAGCTAGAGCAAGACAGAAGACAAGCGGGATCAAGCAAAACCGACTACCTAAACAAAAGAGTTAGCGTAAACGCCGACTACTCTATAAATTTAAACGACGCGCTGACGTTTAGTCTATCGCCTTATTATCAAAAACTAACCATGGACTCGTATAGCGCCTACAAAGACGGCGGCAGCGGATCGCTAGGACTAACCGATAAACAAGCCGGGGCTAAATTTAAGGGCAAATACGGCTACGGCAGCGGAGATTTTATATTCGGTTACGACTTTTTAAGACAAGAGGCCAAAAGATCTATACACTCAAAATCTACGAGCAGACGCGGCCCTATCACGGTAAGCGCCGACGTCACGACTAAATTTGACGTAGAAAAGAAAACGCATTCGTTTTACGTGTTAGAAAAGCACGACTTCACCGATCAGTTTTCTTTGAGCGCTGGATATAGACTCGAGCTAGCTAGAAACGATATGGATAGACGCTCAAACTCCGTCGTAATCATGACGCCCGGCCGAACGATAACTAGCGCTTCGTCCTTTAAAGGCAAGAAAAACTCGGACAACCACGCCTTTGAGATAACGCCTAGCTTTAAATACTCAGACACCGGCAACGTTTATTTTAAATTTGAGCGCGGCTTCGTCTCACCCTCGCCCGTTCAGTTCGTAGATAAGCCAAACAGAACCGACTACGTAGTAAATAATCTAAAATCAGAAACCTACCAAACCTACGAGCTTGGCGTGAGGGATATCATCTATGATAATTTCATAAGCGCGACCGTGTTTTTAACTGATACGAAAAACGAAATCTACACCAGAACGCTAACTAACAACATAACCGACGGTTGGTTTTTTATAAATTTAGACGACGTCAGGAGATACGGAGCCGAGCTCTACGCCGAGCAGCAAATTTTAGACAACCTAAAAACTAGCCAAACCTTCTCCTACGTAAAAGCCGAATTTAAAAAAGGCAACAACAAAGGCATGGAGGTGCCGACCGTACAAAAGAGCAAATTTGTTGCTAGCATCGACTACGAGCCGATCAAGGATCTAAATTTACTCCTTGACGTCAAATACCTATCAAAGCTAAAAAGAGCGATCTACTCTGGCGTGACGGATATATCCGGCTACGAGACGCAAACCGTGTCTAGGACGCTAGTAGATCTTGGAGCGAAGTATAAATTTAAAGGCGGATTTTCGGTCTCTGCGGGAGTTAAAAATTTATTCAACAAAAAATATAACGCCTATCAAAGCGAGCTAGAGGACATATACGAGCCCGCCGACGAGAGAAACTACTACGTAGAGTTTAAGTATGCCTACTAA
- a CDS encoding TonB-dependent receptor, with protein MSKKRLGAQGGKFILLSLAAAASLNAQTQNVTLDAAIVTATGFESALKEETRNIFVVTKTDIEAYGYRTIKELVEKIPSVDFVSTSSLGENIDMRGQGMRGDGATPTMAVKIMLNGVPINMVDAAHGIIPLEMIAIEDVEQVEVMPGGGAVLYGSGTRGGVVNIITKQRPRDFFANVSSKIGSYSYRDAAATVGGNVSEDLFLKFSGKAFGQNGYRYDYKERGYYLSGGLNYKFNDSHSLNFTPSIFKSKRNDPGTLTQNQVSQNRRQNANNGLTKLFENEKIDVNAVYEGKFNDFYSINLMPYYQKIKIKTSSTESARGVRYPMEGLFGDKKYGINFKNKLDYGSGEFIFGYDYEQNKGERESHYAVKMSPVMSMKHDTTLDLEKTTHAFYFMEKHKFTKLFDLSFGYRFELAQYEASRVSDMKGFRNGMPFPPMTSYNAISDGRDITNHAFEFTPNFRYSDTGNVYFKFERGYISPSPSQLTDKDQATKQYKFNDLKSEKFNTYEIGLKDHVASMPVNATVFLTDTSDEIAYAELGANHGDAWKYYNIAKTRRYGFEFFSRQNVFDKLILSQSYAYVNATIKKGDNAGKEVPYVSKHKFIFGADYEIVSDLHLFADYKFYSKKKDLNYDDISSRSIVDAGVSYKFKNGFGITGGVKNLFNKKYYDYQGKNSQTGIYEYSPANERNYYVEFKYTY; from the coding sequence ATGAGCAAAAAAAGATTAGGCGCGCAAGGCGGTAAATTTATACTTTTGTCGCTAGCCGCAGCCGCAAGCCTAAACGCGCAAACCCAAAACGTCACGCTTGACGCGGCTATAGTAACGGCGACGGGCTTTGAAAGCGCGCTAAAAGAAGAGACCAGAAATATATTCGTCGTAACCAAAACAGACATCGAAGCCTACGGCTACCGCACGATAAAAGAGCTCGTAGAAAAGATCCCTAGCGTTGATTTCGTCAGCACTTCAAGCCTAGGCGAAAACATAGATATGCGCGGGCAAGGCATGCGCGGAGACGGCGCGACGCCTACTATGGCCGTAAAAATCATGCTAAACGGGGTGCCGATAAATATGGTCGATGCGGCGCACGGCATCATACCGCTTGAGATGATAGCCATCGAGGACGTCGAGCAGGTCGAAGTGATGCCAGGAGGCGGAGCCGTGCTATACGGCAGCGGCACTAGAGGCGGCGTGGTAAATATCATCACCAAGCAAAGACCGCGAGATTTTTTCGCAAACGTAAGCTCAAAAATCGGCTCGTATAGCTACCGAGACGCCGCGGCCACCGTCGGCGGAAACGTGAGCGAGGATCTGTTTTTAAAATTTAGCGGCAAGGCCTTCGGTCAAAACGGCTACAGATACGACTACAAGGAGCGCGGATACTACCTAAGCGGCGGGCTAAACTACAAATTTAACGACTCTCACTCGCTAAATTTTACGCCTAGCATATTTAAATCAAAAAGAAACGATCCGGGCACCCTAACCCAGAATCAAGTTTCGCAAAACCGCAGACAAAACGCCAATAACGGCTTAACAAAGCTCTTTGAAAACGAAAAAATCGACGTAAACGCCGTTTATGAGGGTAAATTTAACGACTTTTACTCGATAAATTTGATGCCGTATTATCAAAAAATCAAAATCAAAACCTCATCGACCGAGTCGGCTCGCGGCGTGCGCTATCCGATGGAGGGGCTTTTCGGCGATAAAAAATACGGCATAAATTTTAAAAACAAGCTCGACTACGGCAGCGGCGAGTTTATCTTTGGCTACGACTACGAGCAAAACAAGGGCGAAAGAGAGTCGCACTACGCAGTGAAAATGTCGCCAGTGATGAGTATGAAGCACGATACGACGCTCGATCTAGAAAAGACCACGCACGCGTTTTATTTTATGGAAAAGCATAAATTTACCAAGCTTTTCGATCTAAGCTTTGGGTATAGATTTGAGCTCGCGCAGTACGAGGCGAGCAGAGTTTCTGATATGAAGGGCTTTAGAAACGGCATGCCTTTTCCTCCGATGACTAGCTACAACGCCATAAGCGACGGCAGAGATATCACCAACCACGCGTTTGAGTTTACGCCTAATTTTAGATACTCAGACACGGGAAACGTATATTTTAAATTTGAACGCGGCTACATCTCACCATCGCCTTCTCAGCTAACCGACAAGGATCAGGCAACCAAACAGTACAAATTTAACGACCTAAAATCCGAGAAATTTAACACCTATGAGATCGGACTAAAAGATCATGTCGCAAGCATGCCAGTAAACGCTACCGTGTTTTTAACCGATACTAGCGACGAGATAGCCTACGCCGAGCTCGGTGCCAATCACGGAGACGCTTGGAAATACTACAACATCGCAAAAACCAGACGCTACGGATTTGAGTTTTTTAGCAGGCAAAACGTCTTTGATAAGCTGATTTTAAGCCAGTCCTACGCCTACGTAAACGCGACGATCAAAAAAGGCGACAACGCAGGCAAAGAGGTGCCCTATGTTTCAAAACACAAATTTATATTCGGCGCGGACTACGAGATCGTGAGCGACTTACACCTGTTTGCGGACTACAAATTTTACTCCAAGAAAAAGGACCTAAACTACGACGACATCTCCTCCCGCAGCATCGTGGACGCGGGCGTTTCGTATAAATTTAAAAATGGATTTGGCATAACCGGAGGCGTAAAAAATCTCTTTAACAAAAAATACTACGACTACCAAGGCAAAAACAGCCAAACCGGCATTTACGAGTATAGCCCGGCAAACGAGCGAAACTACTACGTAGAGTTTAAATATACTTACTAA
- a CDS encoding ABC transporter substrate-binding protein: protein MKKVAAFLLAISCLLTNLTANAPKKLVVLDPSVVEIVYMLGAQDQLAAIATLQFSKIWPEDQTVKLKSVGTYTKPNIEQIVELKPDLVVTSFHSANVNESLAKFNLKTLTLKADSVGDIYKNIEEIGKVTGKEQKASEVVSEIKSKIDSFANSEVKGKKILAVFSSTPLTGFSSKTLPGDIFTKLGLKNIADNVEGSTPIVSTEFILSQNPDYIVVIGGMGGDGDNFLKQNPVLKKTIAAKNGKVLTVPSSLLLRGTPRIGEAVDKFYEMLSK, encoded by the coding sequence ATGAAAAAAGTCGCGGCATTTTTACTTGCCATCAGTTGTCTTTTGACGAATCTAACCGCAAACGCGCCCAAAAAGCTAGTCGTGCTAGACCCTTCGGTCGTCGAGATAGTTTATATGCTAGGCGCGCAGGATCAGCTAGCGGCCATCGCTACGCTTCAGTTTTCTAAAATTTGGCCAGAGGATCAAACCGTAAAGCTAAAAAGCGTAGGCACATACACGAAGCCAAATATCGAGCAGATCGTCGAGCTAAAGCCCGATCTCGTCGTCACCAGCTTTCACTCGGCAAACGTAAACGAGAGCCTTGCTAAATTTAACCTAAAAACCCTCACGCTAAAAGCCGATAGCGTCGGCGATATCTACAAAAATATCGAAGAAATCGGCAAAGTAACGGGCAAAGAGCAAAAAGCGAGCGAGGTCGTAAGCGAGATAAAATCAAAAATCGACTCTTTCGCAAACAGCGAGGTAAAGGGCAAAAAGATACTAGCGGTATTTTCCTCGACGCCGCTTACGGGCTTTAGCTCAAAGACGCTGCCGGGCGATATCTTTACCAAACTCGGACTAAAAAACATCGCCGATAACGTGGAGGGCTCGACTCCGATCGTCTCGACCGAGTTTATCTTATCGCAAAATCCGGACTACATCGTCGTTATCGGCGGCATGGGCGGCGACGGCGACAATTTCCTAAAACAAAATCCGGTGCTTAAAAAAACGATCGCCGCAAAAAACGGCAAAGTACTCACCGTGCCCTCCTCGCTGCTACTTAGAGGAACGCCTCGCATAGGCGAAGCCGTAGATAAATTTTACGAGATGCTAAGCAAATAA
- a CDS encoding DUF2470 domain-containing protein, which translates to MQLSEEAREAKEMALGMMNDNFIGLTEDMCAKFGGFTNPQNVKMTDITEDGMHIACDEGEVFVPFEKKAELTVESLRDEVINIVNSMEG; encoded by the coding sequence ATGCAGCTAAGCGAGGAAGCAAGAGAAGCCAAAGAGATGGCGCTAGGCATGATGAACGATAACTTCATCGGCCTTACAGAGGATATGTGCGCAAAATTTGGCGGCTTTACGAACCCGCAAAACGTCAAAATGACCGATATCACCGAGGACGGCATGCATATAGCCTGCGACGAGGGCGAGGTGTTCGTGCCGTTTGAGAAAAAGGCCGAGCTAACGGTCGAGAGCCTACGCGACGAGGTCATAAACATCGTAAACAGCATGGAGGGGTAA
- a CDS encoding ABC transporter ATP-binding protein encodes MKVEKLCFSYGKKEILKNVNLSLKNGRFVGILGPNGCGKSTLLKNILRILSPNSGVITLENKKLEDYSLKELAKILGFVPQKTVLSMPLTVEDIVLTGRFCHLKSQFSGYDANDIAKTYEIMRLLDVERFAKRSAHSLSGGEFQRVLLARALVSEPKILLLDEPTSALDLNYGVQMLKICENLTRELNLLSVAVLHDLNLATMFCDELVMLKDGEIRYAGTAKQLYTKEILYEIYGLNCEILEHDGMPFVVPVKR; translated from the coding sequence GTGAAAGTAGAAAAACTATGCTTTAGCTACGGCAAAAAAGAGATACTAAAAAACGTAAATTTAAGCCTCAAAAACGGTCGTTTCGTAGGGATTTTGGGCCCAAACGGCTGCGGCAAATCCACTCTTTTAAAAAATATCCTAAGAATTTTATCGCCAAATAGCGGCGTAATAACCCTGGAAAACAAAAAGCTGGAGGATTATTCGCTAAAAGAGCTAGCTAAAATTTTAGGCTTCGTGCCGCAAAAAACGGTTTTAAGTATGCCTCTTACGGTCGAGGATATCGTGCTAACGGGGCGCTTTTGCCATCTAAAAAGCCAGTTTAGCGGATACGACGCAAACGATATTGCAAAAACCTACGAGATCATGCGCCTGCTTGACGTAGAGCGGTTTGCCAAACGCAGCGCCCACTCTTTAAGCGGCGGCGAATTTCAGCGCGTACTGCTAGCTAGAGCGCTAGTTAGCGAGCCAAAGATTTTGCTTCTTGACGAGCCTACAAGCGCGCTGGATCTAAACTACGGGGTTCAGATGCTAAAGATCTGCGAAAATTTAACTAGAGAGCTAAATTTACTCTCCGTAGCCGTACTGCACGATCTAAATTTAGCCACTATGTTTTGCGACGAGCTCGTGATGCTAAAAGACGGCGAGATACGCTACGCAGGCACGGCAAAGCAGCTTTATACGAAAGAAATTTTATATGAAATTTACGGGCTAAACTGCGAAATTTTAGAACACGACGGCATGCCGTTCGTAGTGCCCGTAAAGCGATAA
- a CDS encoding cyclic peptide export ABC transporter has protein sequence MFKKISKKTLWQIIAMIVSSAVFSGSGILILAFINKYLLNLKEQDAQILLAFFALLILFLGFSVLSRIALSVIGNDFVYELRAKTIKRILDTANQKIVAAGKSNLIASLSSDVRSLTDGFMQVPSIIQGVLIIGATGAYVLYISAEIFVFLVLWMSAATWICRYFIKNIHKYYEQCRNGEDALYRDYQTCIEGHRELSLNLARAKRLFWDRFIPNAKSLRENIVKAEIHQSFMSNWLNTVMLGAVGIEIYFCLAYDAASLQDAITVALAILFLRAPLMMLLYSVPSVFRARIAYERLKKLDLAPFEPEFELGETAPQIWQKLRLKDINFAYDEGSEFALKDINLEIRRGETVFLIGKNGSGKSTLFMILAGLLAPKSGEMFADSTKITESNLKSYANTISAVFSDFYLFDEVMSDNEALIEELLKKMSIENKVSVKDGIFSTLNLSQGQKKRLAMVAALLERRKFLILDEWAADQDPEFRRHFYVEFLPELKAQGYTIFAISHDDAYFDAADKIYEIRNGQIALIKG, from the coding sequence ATGTTTAAAAAAATATCAAAAAAAACGCTTTGGCAAATCATCGCCATGATCGTATCTAGCGCCGTTTTTAGCGGCTCTGGGATCCTGATACTAGCCTTTATCAACAAATACCTCTTAAATTTAAAAGAACAAGACGCTCAAATTTTGCTCGCATTTTTTGCGCTTTTGATTTTGTTTTTGGGCTTTTCGGTGCTCTCGCGCATCGCTCTTAGCGTGATCGGCAACGATTTTGTCTACGAGCTGCGAGCCAAAACGATAAAACGGATCCTAGATACCGCAAATCAAAAAATCGTAGCCGCGGGCAAGTCAAATTTGATCGCCTCGCTCTCAAGCGACGTGCGCAGCCTAACCGACGGCTTTATGCAGGTGCCAAGCATTATCCAAGGCGTGCTTATCATCGGCGCGACGGGCGCTTACGTGCTTTACATCTCGGCCGAGATTTTCGTGTTTTTGGTGCTTTGGATGAGCGCGGCGACATGGATTTGCCGATACTTCATCAAAAATATCCACAAATACTACGAACAATGCCGTAACGGCGAGGATGCGCTGTACCGCGACTATCAGACCTGCATCGAGGGGCATAGGGAGCTTAGCTTAAATTTAGCCCGCGCAAAGCGGCTTTTTTGGGACCGCTTTATCCCAAACGCAAAAAGCCTGCGCGAAAACATCGTAAAAGCCGAGATCCATCAATCCTTTATGAGCAACTGGCTAAACACCGTGATGTTAGGCGCCGTGGGTATCGAGATATATTTTTGCCTAGCCTACGACGCCGCGAGCCTGCAAGACGCGATCACGGTTGCGCTAGCGATACTTTTTTTGCGAGCGCCTCTCATGATGCTGCTTTACTCGGTGCCTAGCGTATTTCGCGCGCGCATCGCGTACGAGCGGCTAAAAAAGCTAGACCTAGCGCCCTTTGAGCCGGAATTTGAGCTAGGCGAGACGGCTCCGCAAATTTGGCAAAAACTGCGCCTAAAAGATATAAATTTCGCCTACGACGAGGGGAGCGAATTTGCGCTAAAGGATATAAATTTAGAGATTAGGCGCGGCGAGACGGTATTTTTGATCGGCAAAAACGGTAGCGGCAAAAGCACGCTATTTATGATCCTGGCCGGGCTTCTAGCGCCAAAAAGCGGCGAGATGTTTGCAGACAGTACCAAAATCACCGAGTCAAATTTAAAAAGCTACGCAAACACGATCAGCGCGGTGTTTAGCGACTTTTATCTCTTTGACGAAGTGATGAGCGACAATGAGGCGCTGATAGAGGAGCTGCTAAAAAAGATGTCGATAGAAAATAAAGTAAGTGTCAAAGACGGGATTTTTAGCACGCTAAATCTCTCCCAAGGCCAGAAAAAACGCCTCGCTATGGTCGCGGCGCTACTTGAAAGGCGCAAATTTTTGATCCTTGACGAGTGGGCGGCCGATCAAGACCCGGAGTTTAGACGGCATTTTTACGTAGAGTTTTTGCCTGAGTTAAAGGCTCAAGGATACACGATCTTTGCGATCAGCCACGACGATGCGTATTTTGACGCGGCGGATAAAATTTACGAGATACGAAACGGGCAAATCGCGCTTATTAAGGGCTAA
- a CDS encoding energy transducer TonB — MRYFLVSLVLNLALLFLPLNSRPIESAKPQETIKIKLNLTQEEPSKETREYVPPQSAEPFERPQETQPEPVKFEPEPEPEISRPEPKPVESEPIKPKEEKKQPPKPKIKKQISPKPAQAVKDEPKFEPAPAPTQNLPAEQSAQPSSNLAPAKQPAAQNSSEAKEQNACKEGVDFTVTREPEAKYPKKAIMLRLSGTFKVEVDFKFDGQIQIVAVRGKNKIFNNEAVKITKELEIKALKNISHCIITKPYEFKTEE, encoded by the coding sequence ATGCGCTATTTTCTAGTCTCGCTCGTCTTAAATTTAGCTCTGCTTTTTTTGCCGTTAAACTCGCGCCCAATAGAGAGCGCAAAACCGCAAGAAACGATAAAGATCAAGCTAAATTTGACGCAAGAAGAGCCCAGCAAAGAGACTAGAGAGTATGTGCCGCCTCAAAGCGCCGAGCCATTTGAAAGGCCGCAAGAAACGCAGCCCGAGCCGGTCAAATTTGAGCCCGAGCCAGAGCCCGAAATTTCACGACCCGAGCCAAAGCCGGTAGAGAGCGAACCTATAAAACCCAAGGAGGAGAAAAAGCAACCGCCAAAACCGAAAATAAAAAAACAAATCTCGCCAAAGCCCGCGCAAGCGGTAAAAGACGAGCCTAAATTTGAACCCGCGCCCGCGCCGACTCAAAATTTACCCGCCGAGCAAAGCGCGCAGCCTAGCTCAAATTTAGCTCCCGCAAAGCAACCCGCCGCGCAAAATAGCAGCGAAGCAAAAGAGCAAAACGCGTGCAAAGAGGGTGTCGACTTTACCGTGACGCGCGAGCCGGAGGCCAAATATCCCAAAAAAGCGATCATGCTGCGGCTAAGCGGGACGTTTAAGGTCGAAGTCGATTTTAAATTTGACGGGCAGATACAGATCGTCGCCGTGCGCGGGAAAAATAAAATCTTTAACAATGAGGCGGTGAAAATAACAAAGGAGTTAGAAATTAAAGCATTAAAAAATATTTCGCATTGTATAATTACCAAACCTTACGAGTTCAAAACGGAGGAATAG
- a CDS encoding FecCD family ABC transporter permease produces MPTKNGVTAVLAALTALLFIFSLSLGGADISWQDIIKFASGGEIDEIKETILLEIRLPRVIMAFLIGMLLASSGVVVQSVFLNPLADPYIIGIASAATFGAVAAYLLKLPDFYYGVFAFFSAAILSVLIFKLSKKGKSIATLLIIGIAFSSFLGAFTSFATYLIGEDSFKIVAWMMGYVGSANWEKIAYISVPLVLSMAYFYFKRFELNVILSGDEEAQSLGVDVEKMKKRLLIVSSLAVAFSVAFTGMIGFVGLIIPHTLRMILKTSSNIVLIPISAFAGGFFLLACDTIGKSVLSPTEVPIGVVTAFFGAPFFLFLAIRSSRSI; encoded by the coding sequence ATGCCTACTAAAAACGGAGTTACGGCGGTTTTGGCGGCGCTTACGGCGCTGCTTTTTATATTTTCGCTTAGCCTCGGCGGGGCCGATATCTCGTGGCAAGATATCATCAAATTTGCAAGTGGCGGCGAGATAGACGAGATAAAGGAAACCATCCTGCTAGAAATCCGCTTGCCGCGCGTCATAATGGCCTTTTTAATCGGTATGCTTTTAGCAAGCTCTGGCGTCGTCGTACAAAGCGTATTTTTAAACCCGCTAGCAGACCCCTACATCATCGGTATCGCCTCCGCCGCGACCTTTGGCGCCGTGGCAGCTTATCTTTTAAAGCTGCCCGATTTTTACTACGGCGTGTTTGCCTTTTTTAGCGCGGCGATACTTTCGGTGCTCATTTTTAAACTCTCCAAAAAAGGCAAATCCATCGCCACGCTTCTTATCATCGGTATCGCGTTTTCGTCGTTTTTAGGCGCATTTACGAGCTTTGCGACCTACCTCATCGGCGAGGATAGTTTTAAGATAGTAGCGTGGATGATGGGCTACGTGGGCTCTGCCAACTGGGAAAAGATCGCCTACATCAGCGTTCCTCTCGTGCTATCTATGGCGTATTTTTACTTTAAGCGTTTTGAGCTAAACGTCATCCTAAGCGGCGACGAGGAGGCTCAAAGCCTAGGCGTGGACGTAGAAAAGATGAAAAAACGCCTGCTCATCGTTTCATCCTTAGCCGTGGCGTTTTCGGTCGCGTTTACGGGCATGATAGGCTTTGTGGGGCTCATCATCCCGCATACGCTGCGCATGATACTAAAAACCTCGAGCAACATCGTTTTGATACCCATTAGCGCCTTTGCGGGCGGGTTTTTCCTGCTAGCCTGCGACACGATAGGCAAAAGCGTCCTAAGCCCGACCGAGGTGCCTATAGGCGTAGTTACGGCGTTTTTCGGCGCTCCGTTTTTTCTATTTTTAGCTATCCGTTCAAGCAGGAGCATATAA
- a CDS encoding ExbD/TolR family protein, giving the protein MKYVRRDKARYAGISMLNLIDVIFVLLLFFMVTTSFNKFAHIDIALPQSASNLDEKDTKNVEVFYLLSGEVLLSVDGEQKSLNLTDLAAQIANLTPKQKESVKLNADEAINYGEVVNLISILKDNGTQNVELNIKKKPKG; this is encoded by the coding sequence GTGAAATATGTCCGCAGAGATAAAGCCAGATACGCCGGCATCTCGATGCTAAATTTGATCGACGTGATATTCGTGCTTTTGCTATTTTTTATGGTTACGACCTCTTTTAACAAATTTGCCCACATCGACATCGCTCTACCCCAAAGCGCGTCAAATTTAGACGAAAAAGATACCAAAAACGTCGAGGTTTTTTATCTGCTTAGCGGCGAAGTGCTTTTGAGCGTGGACGGCGAGCAAAAAAGCTTAAATTTAACGGATCTAGCCGCGCAAATCGCAAATTTGACCCCAAAGCAAAAAGAGAGCGTCAAACTAAACGCAGATGAGGCTATAAACTACGGCGAGGTCGTAAATTTAATATCTATTTTAAAAGATAACGGCACGCAAAACGTCGAGCTAAATATCAAGAAAAAGCCCAAAGGATAG
- a CDS encoding MotA/TolQ/ExbB proton channel family protein — MFEYIEVGGIFMWPIFCLSVLGIAVLLEKGAYFLFTEIDATSSFKIKLCNLILEGDYAKIKEFCKGYKNSLAKTALFVAENLGEGASKTQIDYIAEEAVSMQLTSLERRTWILGLCASASPQLGLLGTIVGMIKAFSGLSGGVDAPLVAVGISEALYTTAFGLIVAIPCVIFFLMISKKIDFILNDLNRIMSLFGRSFERRSCEICPQR, encoded by the coding sequence ATGTTTGAGTATATAGAAGTCGGCGGCATCTTTATGTGGCCGATATTTTGCCTCTCGGTGCTCGGTATTGCGGTGCTTCTTGAAAAAGGAGCGTATTTTTTATTTACCGAGATAGATGCGACGAGTTCGTTTAAGATCAAGCTTTGCAATCTGATTTTAGAAGGCGACTACGCAAAAATCAAAGAATTTTGCAAAGGCTACAAAAACTCGCTTGCTAAAACCGCGCTTTTCGTCGCGGAAAATTTAGGCGAAGGCGCGAGCAAAACGCAGATCGACTACATCGCCGAGGAGGCCGTATCCATGCAGCTAACCTCGCTTGAGAGGCGCACGTGGATACTGGGTCTTTGCGCTAGCGCGAGCCCGCAGCTAGGGCTTCTTGGTACGATAGTCGGTATGATAAAGGCCTTTAGCGGACTTAGCGGCGGCGTAGACGCTCCGCTCGTAGCAGTCGGTATCTCAGAGGCGCTTTATACGACGGCTTTTGGGCTCATAGTGGCGATTCCTTGCGTGATATTTTTTCTCATGATTAGCAAAAAGATAGATTTCATCCTAAACGACCTAAACCGCATTATGAGCCTGTTTGGACGCAGTTTTGAAAGGAGAAGCTGTGAAATATGTCCGCAGAGATAA